ACCCGCCGGAAGACCTCCAACCCGACGCGTTGCACAGACCAACTCGATGATTCATCGAACCACTCGCTCAGGCCAGGTGCCGGCGGAATCGCTCGGACCGTGTCCGCCCTGCCTCCCGCTGCGGCAATTCCGATAAGGTCAGGACGTGATCGAGTCCCAGCGCGGCGCCGTGCCGTGCAACGACGGTCGCGAGTTCGACACCTCGCTCGCCCTGTCGTTCGCCCAGTCACGGCTGCTTTCAGGGGCTCGCGAAACGGCTACGGCCCTGGCACTGGTATCCCTCGGATACCAGTGCCAGGGGTCGGTTGCCATCGAGGCCGTCTGTGAAGGATGGAGAGCGTGACGAATGGGCATGATGCCGGCCTGGGCGGTTCTGGCTGGTCCCGCCGCGCGGCGTTCACTGCGGTTGGAGTAAGTGGTGCGCTGGCGGTGGCCGGTTATGGGGGACATTTGCTTTTCGAGCGGGTTGCAGCTCTGAGGCCGCGGGTCGACCCCTACTATTCGGGGGATCAAGCGGTACCATCGACCTCATCGGGGCCACAACCGATCCCTGGAACCAATATGGTGGTGCGGGAGAACTCCCAGCCGGGCACGCCGGGCTTCAGTCTCTCGGGGAAGCGGTTCGGCGACGACAAAAAGGCCCAGATCGCCGGATATGCGTCGTCGACCAGTGTAGCGCCTGGTGAGGACCTGGACTTTCATGTCTCGGTCGCGACGGCTCAGGAGTACCGGATCCACGTCTACCGTGTTGGGCAATACGGCGGGAGCGGTGGACGCCTGATCGCGGTGAGTCCTTGGCTGCCCGGTCACACGCAGCAGGCGCCCATCGTTGACCCCGAGACCCGGATGGTTCGTTGCGGCTGGACAGCCGGCTGGCGACTGCGGGTGGGCCGGGACTGGGTGAGCGGCTACTACCTGGCGTTGCTGACCAATGCCGCAGGTTGGTGCCGGTGGGTCCCGTTCCTGGTCCGCGATCCGGGGAGGCCCGCTGCCGGGCTGGTGATCGTGCCGACCAGCACCTACCAGGCGTACAACATGTGGCCGTACGACCAGCGCACCGGGGCGAGCCTCTACTATGGGTTCGACTCGTCCGGCCGGAAGGTCTCGTCCCGTCGCGCGGCGGCGGTCAGCCATGACCGGCCCCACACGGGCTCCGGTGTCCCCTCTCAAGCCACGCAGGACATCGGCTTCACCCAGTGGATCGAGCGCTACGGCGCCGACGTCACCTATGCCAGCAGCGAGGATCTGGACGGGGGGCGAGTCGACCTGACTCGGTATCGGGCGGTGATCTTTTGCGGCCATGACGAGTACTGGACTGTGGCGATGCGCCAGCGGGCGGTAGCCGCCCGGGACAGCGGAACCAGCCTCGTCTTCCTGAGCGCCAACAACTGCTACTGGCGTATCCGCTACGGCTTATCGGACCGAGCACCTGATGGGCGAATTGTCGCCTGCTCCAAGAGCATGCCGCGCGCTGGCCAAGACATTCCGCTGATGACTCAGTGGCGGCACGCCGGTAGCCCCGAACAAACGTTTATCGGAGCTCAATACGTGAGCATGGTGGACGGCTACGCGGACTTGGTGGTCCAGGACAGCGGGCACTGGTTCTGGGCCGGAACGGGCGTGCGGGATGGTGACCGGATTCCTCGCGTTATATGGGGTGAGGCGGACCAGGTGATGCCGGATGTCCCCGTGCCTTCGTCCCGAGAAAACGGGGTGCTTGCCAGTTCCCCATACGTCCGTAAGGGTAATCAGCAGCACGCGCACACGACGCTTTACCGCGCACCGTCGGGGTCTTGGGTATTCGCCGCCGGGTCGATGGGATGGACGGCGGCATTGCAATCGGGGGAGTCCGCTGACGAGCGGATCCAACAAGCCACGCGGAACCTGCTGGACCGGCTCCTCTCCGTTTCTAGGTGAAGTGTGCACAACTAACGATATCGTGCGCAATGGGAAGGTTGGTGGCGCCGGTCCGGCATGGGTGATGATCTTCGGGTCGATCCGGCGGGCGCGTCGTGTGTTCAGCCATTCTGCGTTCATTGCGATCTCTCGCCGGCATCTGCATCTGCTACGAGCCGAGGTGCATCCGGTTTGGCTGGCCGGGCGGGAGGCAGGGTTGTACGCCCTTCGGGGTTGGCCGCGCCGGCGGCGGGCAACGAGACGCGCGTCCGGCGAACGTGAGCCATCCCCATCTGCCGCCGACCGCGGGGCCCACCAGCCGCTACCGCCCTACCCTGCAGATGACGGTGCGTTCGATCAAGCCTCATGGTCGTGGTGAGCCGATCGCGTGCGGGCGGGCCTTGGGCTCGTCCGCACGCGAGCCGGGTCAGCGGAAGAGGCGGAAGAAGGTGCGCATGTCCTGGACGAGCAGGTCGGGTGCTTCCATGGCGGCGAAGTGTCCGCCTCGGTCGAACTCGGACCAGTGCATGATGGTGTTGCCGCGTTCGGCGTAGTGGCGGATGGCGATGTCCTCGGCGAACACCGCGACGCCGGTGGGGATCTGGCTGGGGGTGGGCCAGTTGCAGGTGTGCATGCTCTCGTAGTAGATGTTCGCGGCGGAGCCGGCGGTGCCGGTCAGCCAGTACAGCATGACGTTGGTGACCATCCGGTCCCGGTCGACCGCTTGCTCGAGCAGGTCACCGTGGGTCCATTCCTTGAACTTCTCGACGATCCAGGCCAGTTGCCCGACCGGCGAGTCGACCAGTGCGTGCGCGAGGGTCTGCGGACGGGTCGCCTGGATCTGGAAGTATCCGTTGCCCTCGCCGAGGAAGGCCCGCATCCGCGCCACGCGGGCCTGCTCGGCGTCGGTGAGGGCGGCCAGTTCGTCCTTGCGGCGGACCAGCAGCCCGGTGACGGCGCCGAAGAAGCAGCCCGAAGACCGCGTCCCCGACTGGCGCGATCCCGCGTACGCCGAACGCGGTATCCACTCGCGGTCCCGCAGTCATTCATGCCCTTGCGAGCGCCCAGGTCGACAAGCACCTGTGGCAGTTTCCCTGTCGCCGCGACGCGGCGTTCGCTCGATGGGAGAGCCGGTGCGCCGCGGGATGTCCCTGGTGCTTCACCGGAGGATGAGCCTAAATCCGTCCGCGACATCCGCCAACGTGACAATACTCTCGAAGTGCTCCAGACGCTTCTCCGTTACGGTGGCCAGGTGACGCTCGTGCGTGCTTTCGATGGTCGACAACGCTCCGGGCTCGATCGGTATCCGTCAGACCCACGCCGTCCGCGTATGTCGGTGACCAGCAGGAGGTTCGATGTCGGTGACGAACCGTCAGATCCGCTTGGCAGCACGCCCTTCGGGCCTCATCCAGCCCGGTGACTGGGAGCATCGCTCCGTACCGGTCGAGGAGCCCGGTCCGGGCCAGTTCGCGGGCAGGACACGCGTGATTTCGCTCGACCCGGCCATGCGGCCCTGGCTGGACGACCGCCCTTCCTACCTGCCTCCCGTGGGGATCGGCGAGGTGATGCGGGCGGGTTCCGTCATCGAGGTCACGGCGTCCCACCACCCCGACTTTCAGCCCGGTGACCACGTCGTCGGTAGATTTGGCGTCCAGGAGTACGTGGTCTCCGACGGTAAGGGCGCTATGAAGATCGATACCACGCTCGCCTCACCGTCGACGTATCTCGGTGCTCTCGGCACGCCAGGCATGACGGCGTACTTCGGCCTGCTGGACGTCGGCGCGCTGAAGGATGGCGAAACCGTCGTTGTCTCCGGCGCGGCTGGCGCGGTCGGCACCATGGCCGGTCAAATCGCCAAGGTGCGGGGGTGCCGCGTCGTGGGTATTGCCGGCGGGCCCGAGAAGTGCTCGCTGCTCACCGACGAACTGGGATACGACGCGGCGATCGACTACCGTGCCGCTGACGTCAAGCAGGCACTCCGCGAGAGTGCCCCGAACGGCATCGACGTCTACTTCGACAACGTCGGAGGAAGTATCTTGGACGCGGCGCTCAGCAACCTGGCGATGCACGCTCGGGTGGTGATTTGTGGGGCGATCAGCCAGTACAACGACACCACGTCGGCGCAGGGTCCATCGAACTACACGTCGCTGCTCATACGGCGCGCGCGGATGGAGGGCTTCGTGGTCTTCGACTACGCTGAGCGCTACCCACAGGCGGCACAGGAAATCGCCGGCTGGATCCGCGCCGGCCACATCAAGATCAAGGAGCACGTGGTTCGGGGCACCGTGGATGACTTCCCCGGGGCTCTGCAAATGCTGTTTCGCGGCGAGAACGTCGGCAAGCTCGTTCTGGAACTGGCATGACCTGCCAGGCCGCCGGCCGCGTACGGTTCAACCCGGATCGCTCCATGCGTATCCTGCTTTCTGGGCGACAACGGCGCGGCCTGGCGAGGCGGAATCCGGGTGCAGCGCACGCCGACATCCCCTGCGGGCGGGCGCCTGGCGGGACAGCGCTGCCCTGGGTGTGAGCTCGTGTAGGGCTGGGTGAGGTGCTGTGAGGTCGTCACCTCACCCATGACCGCCCTTCTCATCTTCTCCCGAGCCAGGCGGAGCACCAGCCGGTGGATCGAACGGAGCGTTCGTGGCCGTCCGGGCCGGCGCGGGCGTCGTCCATGCCGGCGGGGTGACCAGATGGCGGTTCCAGCGCAGCACGGTCTCCGAACGTTGCGGGTGCCGAAACCTTGTCCGTGCTGTTCGGGCGGCCCTTCTGGTGTTCGTGGAGGAGTCTGCCGAGTCGGTCCAGAATCCGGTTCCGACACGAGTTCGGGTCTACGTTACGGGTGGTCGGCGAGGCCCTTCTCGTAGGCGTAGATTACGGCGTGCACGCGGTCGCGCAGGCCAAGCTTCATGAGAATCGCGCGGACGTGTGTCTTGACGGTGTTTTGGGTTAGGTAAAGAGTAGCGCCGATCTCTCGGTTGGACTGGCCTGCGGCCATCAGGCGGAATATCTCGGACTCGCGCGGCGTCAGTGCTGTTAGTACTGCAACGGCGGGTCGTGGCTTCGGGTGCTGATCATTCGTTGGTTGGTTGTGGTGGATGCGCGGGTGGTCGGGTCGTGGGATGCCGGGTTGGAGGAGTTGTTCTTCCGGTTCGCGCATCGGTTTGAGCGGGTGGAGCCGCGGCGGCGGGCATGGGCGTATGTGCGGGGGCTACTGGCACCGTTGGAGCGGCGTAACGGCTGGACCCTCGCGGAGCAGGCTGGGCATGTGTCGCCGGACGGGTTGCAGGGCATGTTGTGCAGCGCGGCGTGGGACCGGGACGCGGTCCGCGATGACGTGCGCGATTACGTGGTGGACCAGATCGGCGATGCGGCCGGGGTGCTCATCGCTGACGAGACGGGGTTCGTCAAGAAGGGCCGTGCGTCGGCGGGGGTCCAACGGCAGTATTCGGGTACGGCGGGCAAGACCGAGAACTGCCAGATCGGCACGTTCCTGTGCTACGCCACGCCGCGGGGTCGGGCGTTGATCGATCGGGAGTTGTACCTGCCCAAGTCGTGGACCGGTGATCGGGACCGGTGCCGGCGCTCGGCGATCCCGGACGCCGTCGGGTTCGCGACCAAGCCGCAGCAGGCGCAGGCCATGCTGGAGCGGGCGGTCACCGCGGGGGTGCCGTTTTCGTGGTTCACGGCCGATGAGGCCTACGGGCAGAACCCTGGCCTGCGGGGCTGGTTGGAGGATCGGGACATCGCGTACGTGATGGCCACCCGACGCGACGATCGGGTGCCCTCCGGGCTGCACACCACCACCGGTGTCGACGAGCTGATCGGCAGGGTGCGTGCGGGCGCGTGGCAACGACTGTCGTGTGGTGACGGCGCGCACGGGCCGCGCCGCTACGACTGGGCTCGGCTGCCGATCCGCCGCACCTTTGCCCACGGCCGCCGCGGCTGGGTCCTGGCCCGACGCTCGATCACGGATCCCGGCGACATCGCCTACTACGTCTGCTTCGGCCCCCGCGGCACCCGACTACGCGACCTGGTGCGGGTCGCCGGTAGCCGTTGGTCGGTGGAGGAATCGTTCCAGACCGCGAAGAACGAGGTCGGCCTGGACCAGTACCAGGTCCGCCGCTACGACGCCTGGTACGCCCACATCACCCTCGCGATGGCCGCCGCCGCGTTCCTCGTCGTCACCCGCGCCCTCGAAGCCGCAAAGGGGGCACCACCGCAAACGAGCGCAGCCAGATCCCGCTGAGCAGCAACGAAATCCGCCGCCTGTTCGCCCACCTCGTCCTGACCACCCGCCGTCGAGCCGACCACATCCTGCGCTGGTCCGACTTCCGCCGTCGCCGCCAGGAACAAGCCCGAGCCGCCCACTACCGCAAACGACTCAAACCGCCATAAGTCACGACCCGCCGTTGCAGTATTAGTGCATTCGGTTCAGGCGTGGGTGCTCGCCTGAGAAGCCCGATGATCTTCGCGGCTACGCCGGCGGCTAGTGCGGAGGTCCCAGCCGCGACGTCGAGCACGGCCTGCCGGAGGGCGTCGGGCCGGGTGTCCTTCGTCAGGTATCCGCTCGCGCCTGCCTGAATCGCGGCGATGACGAGATCATCGGCGTCGAAGGTGGTGAGGATCAGCACTCGCGTCGTGGGTGAGATTCGGGTGATCTCTTTGGTTGCGCGGACGCCGTCCAGCCCGGGCATCCGGATGTCCATCAGGACCACGTCGATGCGGTGTGCCCGGACCACGTTGACGGCGGCCCATCCGTCGCCGACGTCGTGGGTCACCTCGATCTGCGGGCTGACTGCCAGCAGCGTCGCGAGTGAGGCCCGCAGCACGTCCTGGTCGTCGACGATGAGGACTTTGACCGCAGTCATCGGCCAACCTTCGCAGGCAGGCGTGCCTCGACGCTCCAGCCCTTGCCCGGCTGCACTCTGAATGTGCCGCCGGCGGCGTGGACGCGCTCTTGAGCCCCTATGAGCCCGGACCCGGGAGCGTTGGCGTGACGCGTCCCGCTGCCGCCGTCGTCGTGTACCGTGACGACGACGTGCGTGGATTCCCACCTCAGGCGGACCTGTACGTCGACCGGTGGATGCAGGTGGCGGAGTGCGTTGGTGATGCTTTCCTGCACGACGCGTACCAGGGCCGCCTCGGCATTGATCGACAGGGCCCGCCGGGCGCCCGTCTCCGTCAGGCTGACGGAGTGCAGTGGGGTCGCCGCCGCCTCGACCAGGACTGGCAGGGCGTCCATGGAAAGCGGCAGATCTTGTGCGGTGAGTCCCTTCGCGCCCAGCACCGCCAGCATCGCGCGCAGACCGTCGAGGGCGTCCCGCCCGGTCTCGGCGATGTCGGCGAGCTCATGACGCGCGCGTGTGTCGCCGGTCGTCGCTGCTGCTGCCTCAACTCGCGCGACCATGACCGTGATCGAGTGTGCGATAACGTCGTGTAGGTCGCGCCGGATGGTGGCGCGCTCAGCGTCGCGCACCGCCTCGGTGTGTGCTCGCTCCACGGCTGCGGCCAGCTCCCGCCGCCGGGTCACCGCCACGGCCACACCCCACACCGTCAGGACGATGCCGGCCAGGACCGCCGCCTCAAGCACTCGGGCCCAGACCGGCACCCATAGCGGCATCCGGTGCCATTCGAGGAGTTCGGCGAGACCAACTCCGACCAGGCTCGTGACGAGTACGCAGACACGCGCACGGCGGTCCCCGGTCCTGGTCAGGTGCCACCCCGTCAGCAGGAAACACGCCGCCGACGGGAACGCCGTCGGCGGCCACCCGGGCATCGGTGTCAGCACGAGGCCCAGCATCGCCAGCGATGTCGTGACGAACCCAGTCCAGGGTCGGTGCCTCGCCAGCACAACGCCGGTGTGTAGGCCCACCGCCGCAAGCGCCACCGTCGTGACCTGCCAGGGTCGGCCGCCGCTGTGATGGATGACGAACAGGCTGGCCAGTGATGCCGGCGCGAGAATGAGGTGGGCGCCCAAGGAGACACGGCCCCAGCTGTCGCGGTCGCCGAGAGCAGGATCGTGTTGGGTGTCCATTTGATGCCTCATCGATTTGCGTTCATGCCCAGGCGGCGCGAGGACAACTGCGGACTTCAACCAGATTGCAGCGACAGCCTGCGGGAGGGCGTGGTCCGCCAATGGTAGCAATCGGCGCGCTACCCGGTCTCACCCCGAAGAGTGAGGCGGCCGCCGAGCCAGGACGTCTAGCGTCCCGAGCATGAAAGCCAGGTGGTCAACTGTCGTTCGTGCGTCCGTCAGCGTCGCCGTGATGGCGATGTCGGTCATGTTTTTCGGGCCGGCGGGCGCCGTGTACGCGGACACCGAAAGGTTCCCCGAACAGCACGTAGAGGAGTATCGCGCAGTCTACGGGGCGCCCGGTGTCGCCGCCGCGGTCATTGACAACGGTGTCCTCCAGAAGGTCGTCAGTGGCCGCGATGGAGACGGGCAGGCCGTGACGTCGCGGACGCGGTTCCGGGTTGCCTCGATGAGTAAGTCGATGACAGCGGCCGCGATCATGCTCATGGTCAAGCGGGGGGCGTTCTCGCTGGACGAGCCGGTTGCGCGGGTGCTGCCGGAGTTTTCAATGGATGATTCCCGGTACTCCACGATCACGGTGCGACATTTGCTGAACCACAGCTCTGGGCTGTCACTGCGCACCAACGACGAGTACGCCTTTCCGCCACCACACAGCGCAGCCGACGTCGTCGCGGGCCTGACCGTCAAGAAACTCGCCGCCGACCCGGGAACCCGATGGGAGTACCACAACACCAACTACGCGATTGCGGCGCGCATTGTCGAAGTGCACTCCGGGGTCGGGTTTGACGAGTTCCTCCAGACCGAGCTGTTCACCCCACTGGGGATGCGCGATACGACGGCGACCGAAGGATGCTCGGACCCGGTCGACGGGCTGGCCTCGGGGCACGCGGTGGTGCTGGGCATCGCCGTGACGGTTCCTGAGATGCCTGGCATGTGCGTCGGTAACGGTGGCGTCGTCTCGACGCTGGACGACATGATCCGGTGGGTACAGTTCAATCAAGGCGCACTCGACAGTGACCTGCTCAACGAAGGTCTGCTGGCACAGATGCACACCCCTCAGTCCGGCGATTTCGGATTGGGGTGGCAGGCACGAGCGGTCGGTGACGAGGCGTCGCCGTCTCTCGTGGCGCATGGTGGCACCCTTGCGACTTGGACAGGGGACATGGCTTTCTCGCCCGGTACCGGCGTCGCCGCGATCGCCCTCACCAACAGCGGCGGGGCGCCGAGCACACTGACGACGAACTTGGTGGCCGAGCGGTTGGGGCTTGCACAGACACCCCTGAACAACCCACTGGCGGTCGTCAATGCCGTACTGCTTGCGCTGACGGTGATCGTCGCCCTGCTCCTGGTGATTGCCGTGGTGCGCGCGCCACGGTGGGCGACTGGCCGTCATGCGGCGTCGCGGCCCTTCGTCGTGGCGCGGCTGACGCCGATCGCCCTACTGACGACCCTCGGCCTTTTCCTCCCGACGTTGGTCGGGGCGCAGGCGGGTGTCTTCAACTTCCAGTACTGGATCGTCGTTGCCTGGCTGATGCCGTTGCTGGCTCTCTTCTCACTCGTGTGCCTTGTGCTCGGCGCCACCGCGCTCGCTCGCCGGATCTGGTACTACCGGCGCGGACGGCGAGCAGACACTGTGCCTTCCGCAAGTACGTCCACGCCGCTTGGAGCTCCTAACGAAATGATGTTGGATGCGTCTTCGGGACGTGAGGGTCGTTCTGTCTGAACGTGAGGAGGGGTGAGCAGCCGGCGTGGGTCGTCTCGGCCCGCCGTTACGTCACGGCGACCTGCGCTGTTGCGGCGGGGGGTCACACGGCGGGCCGGGGGCAGAGCATCGGGTGCAGTAGCCGGGACAGCTCGGCGACATCGGCGACGGGCCGCTCGAAGCTGAGCCGGGTCCGCCGGCCGGCGCCGGGTCGGCCGTGCGCGACCAACAGCCCGTATCGGTCGATCCGGACCACCCGGGGGGACTCGCCACCAGGGAGCTTCAGCTGCCGGCGCAGGTAGCCGCTGACCTGCTCGGCGTGGTGGTCGGCGAGGTCGGCCAGCAACTCCGCCTCGACCGCGTGCAGTGGGTCGGGCTCGGCCTCCGCGTACGCCTCCGGGGCGATCCGGCGCACCCCGCCGGCGCGTTCCCAGCGGGCCTCGGCCACCTCGAACCGGTGCAGGTGGAACCGACTGCCCACGTCCAGCAGGTCGCCGGTCGGCTGGGTGGCGGCGAAGTCCACCGCAGCTCGGCGCGCCTCGTCCCCGTCGAGGCGTTCGGCCCAGCCGGAGATCCAGGCCCGGCCGAGCGAGGGGGCGCCAGCGGCCGGCGGCAGGTCGAGCACGTCGAGCACGGTGGCGACGTCGCTGTCCCCGGTCGGCGGCGCGAGCGCCGCGCCGAGGTCGCTGAAGACCGGCACCAGTAGCAGCACTCGCCCATCCGGGTCGGTGGCATGCCGGACCTGGTGCGGGCCGGCGTTCCGGGCCAGGTGGACGAGGGCGGGCAGCCGGCCCGCGACGAGGGTGCGCATGATCTCCGCCGGGCTGGGCCGCATGACCCCGACCTCCTCAATGCAGGTTAGGCTTACCTAATAAGTAGGTTAGACCATCCGATCGGCGACGTCGACGTGAACCACCCCCGGCCCAAGGCCCGGCTCTCCCGCTCCCTCGGCATCCCGCTGACCCGCAAGTGCGTGCGGTACTTCGAGCGCGCCAGCTCGTCGGGCACGGCCACTTCACCGTCGACGGACGGAAGGTCGACCGGCCGTCATACCGGTCGTCGAGGTCCGCGCGGTGCCGGTTCCCGAGGCCGCCTAGTACTGCAACGGCGGGTCGTGACTTATGGCGGTTTGAGTCGTTTGCGGTAGTGGGCGGCTCGGGCTTGTTCCTGGCGGCGACGGCGGAAGTCGGACCAGCGCAGGATGTGGTCGGCTCGACGGCGGGTGGTCAGGACGAGGTGGGCGAACAGGCGGCGGATTTCGTTGCTGCTCAGCGGGATCTGGCTGCGCTCGTTTGCGGTGGTGCCCCCTTTGCGGCTTCGAGGGCGCGGGTGACGACGAGGAACGCGGCGGCGGCCATCGCGAGGGTGATGTGGGCGTACCAGGCGTCGTAGCGGCGGACCTGGTACTGGTCCAGGCCGACCTCGTTCTTCGCGGTCTGGAACGATTCCTCCACCGACCAACGGCTACCGGCGACCCGCACCAGGTCGCGTAGTCGGGTGCCGCGGGGGCCGAAGCAGACGTAGTAGGCGATGTCGCCGGGATCCGTGATCGAGCGTCGGGCCAGGACCCAGCCGCGGCGGCCGTGGGCAAAGGTGCGGCGGATCGGCAGCCGAGCCCAGTCGTAGCGGCGCGGCCCGTGCGCGCCGTCACCACACGACAGTCGTTGCCACGCGCCCGCACGCACCCTGCCGATCAGCTCGTCGACACCGGTGGTGGTGTGCAGCCCGGAGGGCACCCGATCGTCGCGTCGGGTGGCCATCACGTACGCGATGTCCCGATCCTCCAACCAGCCCCGCAGGCCAGGGTTCTGCCCGTAGGCCTCATCGGCCGTGAACCACGAAAACGGCACCCCCGCGGTGACCGCCCGCTCCAGCATGGCCTGCGCCTGCTGCGGCTTGGTCGCGAACCCGACGGCGTCCGGGATCGCCGAGCGCCGGCACCGGTCCCGATCACCGGTCCACGACTTCGGCAGGTACAACTCCCGATCGATCAACGCCCGACCCCGCGGCGTGGCGTAGCACAGGAACGTGCCGATCTGGCAGTTCTCGGTCTTGCCCGCCGTACCCGAATACTGCCGTTGGACCCCCGCCGACGCACGGCCCTTCTTGACGAACCCCGTCTCGTCAGCGATGAGCACCCCGGCCGCATCGCCGATCTGGTCCACCACGTAATCGCGCACGTCATCGCGGACCGCGTCCCGGTCCCACGCCGCGCTGCACAGCATGCCCTGCAACCCGTCCGGCGACACATGCCCAGCCTGCTCCGCGAGGGTCCAGCCGTTACGCCGCTCCAACGGTGCCAGTAGCCCCCGCACATACGCCCATGCCCGCCGCCGCGGCTCCACCCGCTCAAACCGATGCGCGAACCGGAAGAACAACTCCTCCAACCCGGCATCCCACGACCCGACCACCCGCGCATCCACCACAACCAACCAACGAATGATCAGCACCCGAAGCTACGACCCGCCGTTGCAGTACTAGCCGGGCGCGGGCAGCCCGCCGGTGGTTGTCGGCGCCGGGACGCACGATCGTGCGGCTGCCCGGGGTGCCGGCGGCCCCTCAACGCACCTCGAGTTCCCACAACGAGTATCCCCACATCGTGGCACGCTGGGTGCCGACCACCCGGACGTAACGAGCCGCCGCCGACTTCACGCTGATCCTGACAGTCCCGCCGTTTCCGCGGTTGGTGGAGTGGACAGTCGACCATGTTGTCCCGTCACGTGAGAACTCGACCCGGTATCTGGTCGCGTAGGCCGCCTCCCAGATCAGCCGGACCTCGGTAACGGCCCACACCGATCCGAGATCGACTGCTATCCATTGTGAGTTACTGTCCCACTCACTGGACCACCGAGTCGTCCGGTCGCCGTCGACCACGTTCCCGGCCGCAAACGAGGATGTCTCCGTGCTGGAGGCGCCAGCCGCGCGACCGAGGGCCAGGTTGCGTTTCGTGGGTCCGGTCGACCGGTGGCGGCGGTCGGCACCTGAGCCGACACCGAGGGAGCCGGCCTTGTCGCCGGGGGTGTCGACACAGCAGGAGTTGGTGTCCGGCTGGGAGACTTCGACGCGGTCGGGGTCACGCTCGGGCTCAGGGTCGGCGTCGGCGTCGGGCTTTCGAGGGTGGGCGTCGGCGCCGGTGACGTCGCTGCCTCGAGAGCCCGCTGCACGTCGCCGGCACCCGCATCCACGTCGTCGCGCAGTGCGAAGACGGCGCCGCTGACGGCCGCGACGATGGCTGCGACCAGGGCTGCTCCCAGCAGCCCGCGACCACCGAGGCGGGGCCCCGCACCGGGACGCGTGGGTGACGGTGGGGTCGACGCGAGCACCGGCAGCTGTGCTGTTGGCTCGGCCGACGCCGTCGGAGCCGACGACGCACCAGGCGGCTGTCCGCCCGGTGGCGCGCCGCCGCCACCCGGCGAGGCTACGGGAGCCTCGGTGCGCGGCTCTGGATCCGGGTCCGGGCGGGTAGTGGGAACCGCCACCGACGTCGACAGAGGCACAGGCGATTCTGCCGTGCTATCGGGCACCGAATCCGGCCGTGAGCGGGTCGGAGCGGGTCCGGCGGGGGCGGACCTGTCGGAGGCGACAGAGGAGCCGGACAGGTGAGCCGCATCGTCTGCCGCGGTCGCCCGTCGAGGCTGCGGCATTCTGTCTGCGGTGTCTCCCTTCTGGGAGCCGCTTCTCGTGCTTGTGGTCGGCATCAGGGTG
The sequence above is a segment of the Micromonospora sp. WMMA1363 genome. Coding sequences within it:
- a CDS encoding DUF2470 domain-containing protein, coding for MRPSPAEIMRTLVAGRLPALVHLARNAGPHQVRHATDPDGRVLLLVPVFSDLGAALAPPTGDSDVATVLDVLDLPPAAGAPSLGRAWISGWAERLDGDEARRAAVDFAATQPTGDLLDVGSRFHLHRFEVAEARWERAGGVRRIAPEAYAEAEPDPLHAVEAELLADLADHHAEQVSGYLRRQLKLPGGESPRVVRIDRYGLLVAHGRPGAGRRTRLSFERPVADVAELSRLLHPMLCPRPAV
- a CDS encoding IS701 family transposase → MVGSWDAGLEELFFRFAHRFERVEPRRRAWAYVRGLLAPLERRNGWTLAEQAGHVSPDGLQGMLCSAAWDRDAVRDDVRDYVVDQIGDAAGVLIADETGFVKKGRASAGVQRQYSGTAGKTENCQIGTFLCYATPRGRALIDRELYLPKSWTGDRDRCRRSAIPDAVGFATKPQQAQAMLERAVTAGVPFSWFTADEAYGQNPGLRGWLEDRDIAYVMATRRDDRVPSGLHTTTGVDELIGRVRAGAWQRLSCGDGAHGPRRYDWARLPIRRTFAHGRRGWVLARRSITDPGDIAYYVCFGPRGTRLRDLVRVAGSRWSVEESFQTAKNEVGLDQYQVRRYDAWYAHITLAMAAAAFLVVTRALEAAKGAPPQTSAARSR